A part of Tigriopus californicus strain San Diego chromosome 10, Tcal_SD_v2.1, whole genome shotgun sequence genomic DNA contains:
- the LOC131888752 gene encoding glutathione peroxidase-like: MAWFFTAALSLLALSHVSETKLSQTESIKFELCTPNDDERIYKPEYFAEDIERTSNISLADYTGKVLLVVNVASYUGFTPQYYTLNALVDKYGKNSDFRVLAFPCNQFGKQEPGANATEILNGMKYVRPGLQQGYPYEAKFPLTWKVDVNGDDNHPLFDHLTNVCPPPWKQFWPKESLWWSPLNAKDIKWNFEKFLIRKNGLPYKRYHSNTDPLQLIPDIDELLEESYEEESVTTETNLFPTNSF; encoded by the exons ATGGCATGGTTTTTTACGGCTGCCTTGTCGCTCTTGGCATTGAGCCATGTATCTGAAACTAAGTTGTCGCAAACTGAGAGCATCAAATTCGAGTTGTGCACTCCAAATGACGACGAAAGGATCTATAAGCCTGAGTATTTCGCGGAGGACATCGAGAGGACCTCAAACATCTCTTTGGCTGATTACACCGGCAAG GTCTTGTTGGTGGTAAATGTGGCCTCTTACTGAGGGTTTACCCCTCAATACTATACACTGAATGCATTGGTTGATAAGTATGGAAAGAACTCTGATTTCCGGGTCCTGGCGTTCCCTTGCAATCAATTTGGGAAGCAGGAGCCTGGGGCCAATGCCACTGAGATTCTCAATGGCATGAAATATGTGAGACCTGGTCTCCAGCAAGGTTATCCGTACGAGGCCAAGTTCCCTCTAACGTGGAAGGTGGATGTCAATGGAGACGACAACCATCCACTTTTCGATCATCTTACG AATGTTTGTCCACCTCCTTGGAagcaattttggccaaaggaaAGCCTTTGGTGGAGTCCACTCAATGCCAAGGATATCAAGTGGAACTTTGAAAAGTTCCTCATTCGCAAGAACGGACTGCCCTACAAACGGTACCATTCTAATACGGATCCACTACAGTTGATCCCAGATATTGATGAGCTCCTAGAGGAGAGTTATGAAGAGGAATCTGTCACTACTGAAACCAACTTGTTTCCCACCAACAGCTTCTAG